One stretch of Chryseobacterium sp. LJ668 DNA includes these proteins:
- a CDS encoding GLPGLI family protein, whose protein sequence is MIRSLLLSFFTLLSVLNFAQTYEIQYESSYNGKVQPNQNPTIVWVSESENYILNSKTKEQKNEYPFEISKIEKPSNTIISYGFLKPGEIISTSDSEAIAKQSFEFTDKTKKILGYTCKNAVTKINSNTIEVWYTNDLKLKGGPSSLGQNLGLVLEIERNGNSATTATSLKKIKRSGIESIINKPISTTNVLSYKDLLWKSRFTTLKVFENEIINFSDQSKSDENIKRFANGTIILRKIKFPKISQGESIFVELKQQSNGDAYDRTGTVFFISEDKSKSFFDGLEKGIKTLPLYKNGNGKQYFGVISNENYQPTVELMRFFTAFGINKFNNLELKDKTWQTVSPFRQDITELKPALSEKEIWMGTFIGNYDKGGHKVSLDITIHKSDQTVNKNNRIIPLFNTTNIMEMAGQDYATMFNNDKGLLVEFTLEKDLTSAQLRYITTGHGGWENGDEFIPKENSIYLDGKITFKFTPWRTDCGSYRLYNPASGNFPDGLSSSDLSRSNWCPGTITNPNYIKLGNLKAGKHTIQVKIPQGEPEGTSFSAWNISGILLGSE, encoded by the coding sequence ATGATCAGATCATTACTACTCAGTTTTTTCACACTTTTATCAGTTTTAAATTTCGCTCAGACCTACGAAATTCAATATGAAAGTTCATACAATGGGAAAGTTCAGCCTAACCAAAATCCTACAATTGTTTGGGTCAGTGAAAGTGAAAACTACATTCTAAATTCGAAAACAAAAGAACAAAAAAACGAATATCCTTTTGAGATCAGCAAAATTGAAAAACCATCAAATACGATCATTTCTTACGGATTTTTAAAGCCCGGTGAAATCATTTCGACTTCCGATTCAGAAGCAATCGCTAAACAAAGTTTTGAATTTACTGATAAAACAAAAAAAATATTAGGCTATACCTGCAAAAACGCAGTCACAAAAATCAATTCAAACACCATTGAAGTTTGGTACACAAATGATCTTAAACTGAAAGGTGGCCCATCAAGTCTTGGACAAAATTTAGGTTTGGTTTTGGAAATAGAACGCAACGGAAATTCTGCAACCACAGCAACTTCATTGAAGAAAATTAAAAGATCAGGAATTGAAAGCATCATTAACAAACCAATTTCTACAACAAATGTTTTAAGCTATAAAGATTTACTCTGGAAAAGCAGATTCACGACGTTAAAAGTTTTTGAAAATGAAATCATCAATTTCTCAGATCAGTCCAAATCTGATGAAAATATTAAAAGATTTGCTAACGGAACAATTATTTTAAGGAAAATTAAATTTCCGAAGATTTCGCAGGGCGAAAGTATTTTTGTCGAATTGAAACAACAATCAAACGGCGATGCTTATGACAGAACAGGAACGGTATTTTTCATTTCGGAAGATAAATCAAAATCTTTTTTTGACGGATTGGAAAAAGGAATAAAAACGCTTCCACTTTATAAAAACGGCAACGGAAAACAATATTTCGGAGTCATTTCAAATGAAAATTATCAGCCGACGGTTGAACTGATGAGATTCTTTACCGCTTTCGGAATCAATAAATTTAATAATTTAGAATTAAAAGATAAAACGTGGCAAACGGTGAGTCCGTTTCGTCAGGATATCACCGAATTGAAGCCTGCTCTTTCTGAAAAAGAAATCTGGATGGGAACTTTTATCGGGAATTACGACAAGGGTGGTCACAAAGTGAGTCTAGATATTACCATTCATAAAAGTGATCAGACTGTCAATAAAAATAACAGAATAATTCCGCTTTTTAATACGACAAACATTATGGAAATGGCAGGACAGGATTATGCGACGATGTTTAATAATGACAAAGGATTATTGGTTGAATTCACTTTAGAAAAAGACCTTACAAGTGCACAGTTAAGATATATCACCACCGGTCATGGTGGCTGGGAAAATGGCGATGAGTTTATTCCGAAAGAGAACTCAATCTATTTAGATGGAAAAATAACGTTCAAATTTACACCCTGGAGAACAGATTGCGGCTCCTACCGTTTATACAATCCTGCATCGGGAAATTTTCCTGACGGATTATCTTCTTCAGATCTCAGCAGGTCAAATTGGTGTCCGGGAACGATTACAAACCCAAACTATATTAAGTTAGGCAATTTAAAAGCGGGGAAACATACTATCCAGGTGAAAATTCCTCAGGGCGAACCGGAAGGCACGAGCTTCAGCGCATGGAATATTTCCGGAATATTGCTTGGATCTGAGTAA
- the asnB gene encoding asparagine synthase B, translating into MCGIVCLFDAKQQTEILRPQVLEMSKKIRHRGPDWSGVFQNEKVLFSHERLAIVDPASGKQPLFSKDGKIVLAVNGEIYNHRELKEEFQDYEFQTKSDCEVIIALYQKYGKDFIEKLNGIFAFALYDIENNIYLIARDHMGICPLYQGWDKNGNYYIASELKALEGICKTIDTFLPGHYVYNIEGSELQQWYRRDWENFDAVKDNVTDIQLIRKSLEDAVHRQLMSDVPYGVLLSGGLDSSIISAVTAKYARQRIESGDTQEAWYPRLHSFAVGLEGSPDLAAAKKAADHIGSVHHEVNFTVQEGLDAIRDVIYHLETYDVTTIRASTPMYLLARVIKSMGIKMVLSGEGADELFGGYLYFHKAPNAKEFHDETVRKLNKLHLYDCLRANKALMSWGIEGRVPFLDKEFMDVAMNVNPQDKMIDKAKGKIEKWVLRKAFEDLLPESIAWRQKEQFSDGVGYSWIDTLKEVAEKYVTDEMMANAKFRFPLNTPQNKEEYRYRTIFEEHFPSETAAATVPSVPSVACSTPIALEWDEAFKKMNDPSGRAVKVHETSY; encoded by the coding sequence ATGTGTGGAATCGTATGCTTGTTTGATGCCAAACAACAAACCGAAATATTAAGACCTCAGGTTTTGGAAATGTCTAAAAAAATCCGTCACAGAGGTCCGGATTGGAGCGGTGTTTTTCAAAACGAAAAAGTTTTGTTTTCTCATGAAAGATTAGCGATCGTAGATCCTGCTTCCGGAAAACAGCCGTTGTTTTCTAAAGACGGTAAAATTGTTTTAGCAGTAAATGGCGAAATCTACAATCATCGGGAATTGAAAGAGGAATTTCAGGATTATGAATTTCAGACTAAATCCGATTGCGAAGTGATTATAGCACTATATCAAAAATATGGGAAAGACTTTATTGAAAAACTCAACGGTATTTTTGCTTTTGCTCTCTATGATATCGAAAATAACATTTACCTGATTGCCCGTGATCACATGGGAATTTGTCCTTTATATCAGGGTTGGGACAAAAACGGAAATTATTATATCGCCTCTGAGCTCAAAGCTTTGGAAGGTATCTGCAAAACGATAGACACTTTTCTCCCAGGACATTATGTTTACAATATTGAAGGAAGCGAACTTCAGCAGTGGTACAGAAGAGATTGGGAAAATTTTGATGCTGTAAAAGATAACGTAACGGATATTCAGTTAATAAGAAAAAGTCTGGAAGACGCAGTGCACAGGCAATTGATGAGTGATGTACCTTATGGAGTTTTGCTTTCGGGAGGCTTAGACTCATCCATTATATCGGCAGTTACTGCAAAATATGCGAGACAGAGAATTGAAAGCGGCGACACTCAGGAAGCGTGGTATCCGAGATTGCACAGTTTTGCAGTGGGTTTGGAAGGTTCTCCGGATTTGGCAGCAGCAAAAAAAGCGGCAGATCACATTGGCTCAGTTCATCATGAAGTTAATTTTACTGTTCAGGAAGGTTTAGACGCTATCCGTGATGTAATTTATCATTTAGAAACTTACGATGTAACAACTATCCGCGCTTCCACACCGATGTATCTTTTGGCAAGAGTGATCAAATCAATGGGAATCAAAATGGTGCTTTCCGGTGAAGGTGCTGATGAATTATTCGGTGGTTATCTGTACTTCCATAAAGCTCCGAATGCCAAAGAATTTCATGATGAGACGGTAAGAAAATTGAATAAACTTCACCTCTATGATTGCCTTAGGGCTAACAAAGCTTTGATGAGCTGGGGAATTGAAGGCAGAGTTCCATTTTTGGATAAAGAATTTATGGATGTTGCGATGAACGTAAATCCTCAGGATAAAATGATTGATAAAGCAAAAGGAAAAATTGAAAAATGGGTTTTAAGAAAAGCTTTTGAAGATCTTTTACCTGAATCTATTGCCTGGAGACAAAAAGAACAGTTTTCAGACGGTGTTGGATATTCATGGATCGATACTTTGAAAGAAGTTGCAGAAAAATATGTGACCGATGAGATGATGGCAAATGCAAAATTCAGATTTCCTCTCAACACACCTCAAAATAAAGAAGAATACCGTTACAGAACAATTTTTGAAGAACATTTTCCAAGCGAAACGGCGGCAGCGACTGTACCTTCCGTACCTTCTGTTGCGTGCTCCACTCCTATCGCTCTAGAATGGGATGAAGCATTTAAGAAAATGAATGACCCAAGCGGAAGAGCTGTAAAAGTGCATGAAACTTCTTACTAA